CGCGCCGCGCGAGCTCCGCGTCGCGCTCCGCGAGCACCACGAGCCAACGTCCGTCCGTGTCGCCGTCGTGATAGGGACGGCGCTCGACGTGGACGCTGCCCGACGCGGCGAGGGTGGATAGCTCCGCCCCGGGCGTGGGTGCAAGCACCGTTACCTGGGCGCCCACGTCCGCGAGAGTGCGGGCGCGGCGCGCCGCTTCCGCGCCCGAGCCAACAATCAAGACCGAGCGACCCTGAAGCAAGAGCCCGACAAGAAACGTGGAGCTCACTTCTTGTCTTTCTTGGGTGGCGGTGGAACGGAGGGAACCGCCGTCTTGGTAGTGAACTTGAGCTCGCGCTCGGCGTCGCCGATGCGCTGCAGAAAGAGGCCGGTGAAGGTGCTGAACAGCGCGTCCCCCGGGGCGGCGGTTCCGGTGCCGGTGGGGCGGCTCACCCAGCGCTTGATCTTCTGCAGCACCTCCGGGCTCACGGGGTTCACCTGCACCTTGGCGTGGATGTACACGGCGGAGCCGAAGGGGATCTGATCCCGCGTGCCGATCACCAGGCGCCGGGCTTCGGCGCAGCGGCGGAGCACGCCGTCGACCGTGATGGCGGCGCTGGAGCGACTGCCACCGGGGCGCGTGATCTCCACCAGATACACTTCGTCCCACACGTGCCAGGTGATCTTGCAGGTTTGGGCGGTGGTGCTGACGGGATCCGGCGAGTCTGCCCGGTACACGGTGCCGGTGAACACGATGGTGGTGGGCAGCCCGCGGCTCAGCTTCTTGCGGATGCTGGCGTCCACCACGTCGCGATAGGACACGCTGACGTACACCAGGGAGCGCGCGGGGTTCCAGGTGTAGCGCGCGTCGCGAGGCGGCGGCTCTTTCTTCTCTTGGCCGAAAGCGGAGCCGGCGAGCAAGAGCACGACGAGGGCGGCGACGAAGGCGAGCAGCCGCCGGCGCATCAGGGGCCTCCCTCCCGCCGCACGGGAATGAAGCCCAGCACGTTGGAGAACGCGAAGGTGAAGCCGCCGGCGCTGGTGTCCATGCGGAAGCCGACGTTGGCTGTCAGATCCACCGGGATCAGCTGCAGCTTGGAGTAGCCGCGCGGTGGGTGCTCGATGTCCCGGCGGTTGGCCACGGCGTAGAGGCCGGCGCTGCCGAACAAGTCGATGCCGTACACCGAGCGGTGGCCGCGGTAGAGCGGGATGCGGTACTCGCCGCCGACCTTGCCGGCGTAGTGGCCGTAGCGGACTTCCTGGATGGAGGTGTCGAGGAAGTTCGGGGGCGGGCGGCGATCGAAGTTCAGACCCAGCACGCGGCCCGGCAAGAAGTCGCTGAAGTCGCCGACGTAGTACTGCTCGAAGAAGGGCGCGTCCCCGGTGATGGCGCCGCCGAAGAGCTCCAGCCGCACGACGTGATCCCAGGGCAGCGCCCACCAGCGCGAGGCGTGCACGTCCATGCGCTGAAAGCCGTAGTCGCTGCCGAAGGGCGCCAGCGCGACCTCCCCGGTTACGGACGCGAACCAGCCGCGGGTGGGCAAGAACGGCGAGTCGCGCGTGTCGTGCTGCAGCGTGCCGCGGACGGTGGACAGGATGCTGCGGCCGCCGAGGATGTCGAACAGGATGGGCCCGGTGTCGATGCCCCGCAGGTGATTGGCGGCGCGGGGCAGCTCCGCGTCGATGGACTCCAGGCGGTAGTGGAGCCAGAGCTGCGTGGTGACGCTGAGGTCCTTGCCGACGCCCAGGTTGCCGCCGAAGCGCTTGTAGCTGACGACGGCGTAGTCGGGCACGCTCTTGAGCTGGCTGGGATCCTCGTAGTTGACGTCAGCGTTGCCGAAGTAGTCCTTCGCGTCGTTGAACAGCAGCTGGCCGCTGGTCATCCAGTTGCTGCCCAGGAACGCGGGATCCAAGAAGCGCACCCGGAGCGCCAGCTGGTCTTGGGCTAGCCCCACGGCGGAGCCGAGGGTGATGCCGGTGCCCGCCAGGTTGGTCTCCGCCACGTCCAGGCCCGCGTAGGCGGTGAGCGGGCGCGCGTTGCCTTGCGTGTCGGCGTCCGCCGACAAGCCCATCCAAAGATCGTTGATGACGATGGTGTTGCGCTCGACCACGTCGATCACGAGCACGACCTGTCCGCGGCTCGAGCCCTTGCGCAGGGAGAACTGCACGTCCCGGAAGAAGCCGGTGCCCAGCAAGCGGTAGCGCGTGAGCTCGACCTCGGGGTCGTCCACCTCGATGACGTCGCCGGGCTTGAAGGGCACGTAGCGCAACACCACGCGGGAGCGGGTGCGGCGGTTGCCCCGCACCTCGATGGCTTCCAGCGTGTAGCGGACCACCGGCTCGGTGCGGGACAGCGGCCGGCCGGCGCCGGACACGTCCGCGCTGGCGGCGACCTCGTCCGGAGGCGGTACCCGCGGTGGTGCCGGAGGAGGAGACGTGGGCGCGCCGGTTCCCCAGGTATCCGGCGCGCCGTCCGGCGGAGGCGGCGGCGGTGCGTCGTCGACCGTGTCGTCCGGGGGTGGGGGTGGCGGCTCGGGCGCGGGTTGCGCCCAGGCGGGCGTTGCGTGGAGCGCGAGCACGAGCACGCCGGCCGTGCGCAGCAGGCGCCGCATCACGGGTTCGACGGGGGGCTCAGGGCGACGATTCAACGGGCGGCTCCGGGACCCGAAACTCGGGGACTATCCACGAAAGGGGAGGCGACTGGCGACGGCCTGCCACACGCGATCCGGCAGCGACTCCGCCAGGGTCATCGCAGCCGAGATCTGCCACGGGAACGTGACGACGGCTTCACCCCGCTCGAGCCCCTCCACGGAGCGCTTGGCCGCGGACGCTACGTCCATCATGAACGGCATCTGAAACTTGTTCTTCTGCGTGAGCGGCGTGTCGACGAAGCCCGGACGGATGTCGACGACGGCGATGGAGTGCTTCGCGAGATCCAACCGCAGCGATTCCAGGAACACGCTGACGGCAGCCTTGCTCGCGGAGTACGTGGCGCTGGCCGGCAAGCCGCGCATTCCGGCCAGGCTGGTCACGGCGGCGAGGGTGCCCCGGCTGCGGGCCACCATCGGCTTGATGGCGGGCACCAACGTGGCGAGGGCGCCGGTGACGTTGACGGCCAGCATGCGCTCCACCTTGTCCCAAGAGAGCTTCTCCGCGGGGCCGGTGCCACCCACGCCGGCGTTGGCCAGCACGAGATCCAGGCCGGAAAGCTCGCGATCCCAGTGGCTGATGGCTTCTAGGGCGGCGGTCGGGTCCGCGACGTCGAGCACGCACACCTCCGCACGTCCGCCGTTCGCGGAGATTTCGTCCCTCAGGGTGCACAGCTCCTGCTCTCGGCGAGCCGCCAGCACCACGCGCGTGCCCCGCTCTGCCAGCCGGAGAGCGATGGCGCGACCGATGCCGCTGGATGCTCCCGTAACGAACGCATTTTCGAAGCGTGCCACGCCGCGACTCTACAACAATGGCCGCGCGCTTGCTCGCCTCCCTGGTGCCCGGCAGAAGACTCATCTACATTTCCCCAGGGGGACACCAACGCTGCTTTTCACCGAGGGTTCTTGGGCACGTGACAGGAAGAGTCGGAGCCACCGTCGGCGGGCGCTACCGCCTCACACGACTGCTCGGCGAAGGCGCGGCGGGAACGGTGTGGCGCGCGGAAGGTCAGCTGTTCGGAACCGTGGCGCTCAAGATCCTGCGCGCGGAGCTGGCTCAGGATCCCGTCGTGGTGGAGCGCTTCGTGGCGGAGGCCCGCGCGGCGAGCACCATCGCGCACCCGAACGTGGTGAAGGTGTTCGATCTGGGGCGCGACGCGGGCGTGCCCTTCATGGTGATGGAGCTGTGCGATGGCGAGACGCTGGCCGGGGTCGTGTCTCATCGCGGCGCCGTGGGGGTGGCCTACGCTTGTGAGCTCGTGGGCCAGGTGCTGAGCGCTCTGGAGGTCGCCCACGGTCTGGGCATCGTGCATCGCGACTTGAAGCCGGGCAACGTGATGGTAGTGCACCCAGAGCCGGACCGGCCGCTGATCAAGGTGCTCGATTTCGGCATCGCCAAGAGCGTTCACGAGAGCGAAGAAGAAGACGAGCGCGGCGTGTTCGGCACGCCGAGCTATATGGCGCCGGAGCAGATCGCCGGTGGCGTGGTGGACGCGCGCAGCGATCTCTACTCCGTGGGCGCCTTGTTGTACGAGCTGCTCACCGGGCGCCCGCCGTTCCGCGGCGCCACGCCGGCGGAGGTGATGACGGCGGTGGTGAGCCGCCCGCCGAAGCCGCTCCGCGCCTACGACCGCTCGATGCCCAAGGCATTGGACGCCCTGGTTCGGCGCTGTCTGTCCAAGAACCCGGACCGGCGTCCGGCAACGGCGCGCGCCCTGGCGCAGGAGCTCGCCGCCTTCTCCGACACGCCGCCCGGCAGCGTGCCACCGGATCGCATCAGCCACGCGCCGGTGCCCCTCGTGGGCCGCGCGAGCGCGCTCCCTCCCGAGCCCGTCGTCGAGCCCGAACCCGCGCTGCCGCTGGTTCCCAAATCCAAGAAGCGCCCCGTGGCGCCGTCGCCGGAGCGTCCCCGCCTCGAGCTGGTGGGGGACGAGCTCGACGAGCCCGCCGAGGGCTAACTAACCCCAGTGCTCACCTGAGTCGGTCCTCCCTCGCAAAGCGGCGGCTCAACGACGATCTCTTTATCGGGTGGCTTGTCGATTCGGCGCGGAATCAGCCCGCCTATCGCGGAACAAGCAGCGCCAGGGCGCGCCGAAGCACTCGCGGCCGAAGGTCTTCTTGGCCGCGTTCAAATTGTGGCCTCTGCAATAGATCCGACCATTGGAGGATCCATCGCCACAGATCCTGGGCGTGCTCGAGCTTCGCTTTCAGGCCCTCTCTCCGGCCCAGCTCGAGCTCGCCGATCAGGGGGATCGGTCGCCCCCAAAGCGGTTGCTATGTAAACTGATTTTCCTACGCCAAAGACCCCCGCGCGTCCCCCTTCTGCCCTTCTCGAGCCTGCCGAACCCTGTCGAATGCAACGATCAGGGGCTTCGGACGCGCCTAGATCAGTTGCTATGTAAACCGATTTCCGTGCACCCCAGACCCCATCAATTCCGCGGGTCCACCCCGGCAAAGCCCACGCCCTTGGTCCAGCGCGCAGACGTCACGACAAGCCGCGCGCCATCCGGCACTGAACGAATTCTGTCGTCAGTTCGCGCTCGTCTCGTGTTGTGCTCTTCCGGTCGCTTGGCTCAGAAGGCAGCGCGCGCCCGCCCGCGAAGGACGCGCGGCAACGGCAGCGCGACCGTCAGTCGTTCTCTTCAGAGTGGCGTCTGTTGTGGTCAACCCAGGCGAATAGTGGGTCTAACGCTTCTTGCCGGCGAAGTAGCGCGTCGCGCGCTTCTGGCCCTGAGTGGAGAGCTCGCCGCGCGAGAGCAGCTTCTTGATGGGCAGCGCCAAGTCCTTGGTGGGCACGCCCATCTCTCGCGCGATCTGATCCGCGCGGGCGCCGGGGTGCTTGGCCACGAACGTGGCGATGGCCCCCTCGGAGCGCGCCAGCTCCTCGGCGGAGCGCTTGCCGCCGCTTCGCTTCTTGCCGACCACGCGACCCGTGCGCTTTTGCTTCGCGCGCGGCGGTGGGCTCTCGGCGCTGCCCAGCGCTTCTTTCACGCTCTCGAGCGCCGCCTGGCGGATCAGGTCCGTGAGCTCCTCCACGAAGGCGTCCACGCGGTCCCGGATGCGGCGTTCGAGGTCGTTCATGCCGCGGATAGTAGAGCAAAGCGAGATTCAGCCCAAACCCACGGCCATGAGTTTGTCGGGGCGCCGCGGTAACGCCTCAGAGCCAAATGGCGGCGGAGAGCGGCGGGAGGGTCACGCTTTCCGCGCCCGGTTCGACGACGCCGAGGGGCGGCACCGCCGCGTCGTGGCCAAAGCGCGCGTCGCGGGAATAGAGCTCGAGGCTCAGCGCCTGCGCTCGTTCGGGCAGCGGACACGCGGCGGCTCGCTCCGAAAAGTTCAAGGCGAAAAGCGCCGGAGTGGCGGTCACGTCGCGCCGCAGGATGCCGAGGGTCTTCGCCTCGTCGTCGTGGCGCACCGTGAGCAGATCGCGTCGCGCGTTACCCAGGGCCGGCACCTCGCGGCGCAACGCGAGCAACGCCTGGGTGAGGCGCAGCACGCCGGCGTGGGGCGCGAGCCCGGGCGTTTCTGGATCGAGCACGCAGGCGGCGAAGGTCTCCGGGGCTTGCGGATCGTGATAGCGCTCCGCGGCGCCGAAGGCGCTCACTTCCGCGAGGCGACCGCTTTGCACGGCGCGCACCAGATCCGCGTCGCCGTGACTCGTGAAGTAGAAGAACGGTCGCGTCTCGCCGTACTCCTGTCCCTGGAACAGGAGCAGCGGACAGGGCGCCGCCGCCAGCGCCACCAGGGCGAGCTTCTCCCGCGGTCCGCCCAGCAACGTGGCGTGCCGTTCGCCCAGACACGCGTTGGCGATCTGATCGTGGTTCTGGCCGAACACCACGTGCTCCGCTCCCGGCCGGCCCTGGGAGCTCATGCCGTGGCGCCGCTCGCGGAACGTGCTCGGGCAGCCGTCGATCACGAAGCCGTCGGAGTAGGCCTTGGCCAGTGCCGCGGCGCTGCCGAAGTCCTGGAAGTAGCCTCGGCGGTCGTCGCTGGTCAGGGCGAAAAGGGCGTGGTGGAAGTCGTCGCTCCACTGGGCGTCGAGGCCCCAGCCGCCACGCTCCGGCAGCGCCGTCACCCGCACGTCGTTCAGGTCGCTCTCCGCGACGATCGTCACTTTGCGGCCGAGCGATTTCGCATGGGCGTGCACCTCGCGAGACAGCTGGGCGAGCACGTGGTCCGCGCCGAAGTCGTAGATGGCGTGGACGGCATCCAGCCGCAGGCCGTCCACGTGGAACTCTTCGACCCAGTACTTGGCGTTGTCGACGAAGTGTCGGCGCACCGGATCGGAGCCCGGCCCGTCGAAGTTGAGAGCATCACCCCAGGGCGTGCGGTAGCGATCCGTGAAGTAGGGCCCGAACTCCCCGAGGTAGTTCCCCTCCGGCCCGAGGTGGTTGTAGACGACGTCGAGAAAGACGGCGATGCCGGCGCGGTGGCTAGCGTTCACCAGACGACGGAGGGCTTCCGGGCCGCCGTAGCTGCTTTCCGGTGCGAACAGGTGCACGCCGTCGTAGCCCCAGTTGCGGGTGCCGGGGAACTCCGCCACCGGCATCAGCTCGATGGCGTTGATGCCCACGCTCTCGAGGTACGGCAGGCGCTCGATGACGGCGTCGAAAGTGCCTTTGGGGGTGAAGGTACCGACGTGGAGCTCGTACAGCACGAGACGTTCCCGCGGCGGACCGACAAAATCGGAATCGGACCAGACAAAGGCGTTGGGATCGACGATGCGGGAAGGGCCGTGCACGCCTTCGGGTTGGTGGCGCGATGCGGGATCCGGCCGCTTGCGATCTCCCAGGACGTAGAAGTAGTCGCTGCCCACCGGGGCGCCGTCGACCTCGCCTTCGAACACGCCGTCCACGCGCTTTTCCAGCGGCACGCGCGTCTTGGAAGCCACGAGCTCCACGCTCAGGGAGTCGAGCGCCGGGGCCCACACGCGAAACCGCGCGCGACCTCCTTCGAGCGGCGTGGCGCCGAGGGTGAGCGCGCGGCTCACCGGCGCCGGCTCCTGACGAACGCTTCGGCATCTCCGCGGGCGGGGCCGAAGGCGCGGCCGTAGGTCCGGGTGATGCCATCGAGGGCCTGTGCGACGCGGGGCGTGAGCGCGCTCTCGCGCACGCGCCATTGCCAGTTGCCCTTGGAGGTGCCGGGCACGTTCATGCGTGCCTCGGAGCCGAGGCCGAGCACGTCTTGCAACGGAAACAAGGACAGGTTGGCGACCGACATGGACGCCAGGCGAATCAGATCCCAGTGGATGTGCTTGCCGGGATTGCCCAGATAGGCCTTCACGCGCTGCCTTTCCTTGCCGATGCCGCGATACCAGCCTTGAATGGTGTCGTTGTCGTGGGTGCCGGTGTACACCACGGCCTCGCGCGGGTGGCGGTGGGGCAGGTAGTCGTTGTTGGCGTCGGAGCCGAAGGCGAACTGCAGCACCCGCATGCCGGGGAGCTGGAAGCGATCTCGCAGCGCACACACTTCGTCGGTGACGATGCCGAGATCTTCCGCCACGAAGGGGAGCCCTCCGAGGTGCTTCTCGGCGGCTTCGAAGAAGGCCTCTCCTGGAACGCGGACGAACTTGCCGTCTTGTGCGGTCTTGGCGTCCGCGGGGACTTGCCAGTAGCGGTGAAACCCGATGAAGTGATCGAGGCGGACGGCGTCGAAGCGCGACAGCGTGACCGAGAGCCGGCGCAGCCACCACTCGAAGCCTCGAGCCTGCATGCGCTTCCAGCGAAACAGGGGGTTGCCCCACAGCTGTCCGGTCTTGCTGAACACGTCCGGCGGCACGCCGGCCACGGCGGTCTTCTCGCCATCGCGGTTCAGGAAGAACAGCTCCGGATGACTCCAGACGTCCGCGCCATCGTGGGCCACGAACATGGGTACATCGCCCAAGAGCGCGATGCCCAGGCTCTTGCAGTGCTCGCGCAGCGCTTGCCACTGGCGATCGAAGGCGAGCTGCACGAACTCGAAGAAGCGCACGCGCTCTCGGAGCTCTCTCTCGGCGCGCTCGAGGGCCGCGGCCTCACGGCGGCGAAGGCCGCGCTCCCAGGTGTTCCAGTGCGCCCCGCCGTGGGCCTCCTTGAGGGCGGAGAACAGGCAGTAGTCCCGGAGCCAGCCGGCGTGATCGGCGCGGAAGCGCGCGAGGTCCCGGCGCGCGGTTCCATCCTTCTGTTGCTCGAAACGCGCGTGGGCGCGCTGCAAGCGTTCCCAGCGAAAGCGCGCCGCGGCGTCGTGCTGCGCGTGCTTCGCTCGGGCCAAGGTGCTGGGCGCGGACAGCTCGGTGTCTTCCAGCAGGCCTTCTTTGGCCAGCTCCTCCAAGCTCACGAGCCAGGGGCTGCCGGCGAAGGCGCTCGGGCTGTCGTAGGGTGAGCCGCCCCAGCCGGGGGGACCCACGGGGAGCATCTGCCACCAGGTCTGGCCCGCGGCGGCCAGCCACTCGGCGAAGCAATGGGCGTGCGGCCCGAGGTCACCGCCGCCGTGCGCTCCGGGGAGCGAAGTGGGATGCAGCAGCACGCCGCTCCGGCGCGCCGAGAGGTTGGCGATGGGGCTCACGACAGGCGTTCCAAGAGCGCGACGGGAAGACGCGCGAGCAGCTGCGCGAGGGGCAGCGGGTTTCCGTCGATGGTGTGTTCGGTCCAAGTGAAGACGTCTCGGTAAGTGCCGACGGGCAGGGCTCGGGGTGGGATCAGGTTCGACTTCTCCCACGGAGACGCGGCCGGCGTCGAGCGCAGATGATGCCGGCTGGCGACGGCGATCACGGCTTCGTCACCGAGCACTCGCGCAAAGCTCACGATGCGATCGTGCGCCGGCCCGCGAGCAAGCGCGGGCACGTAGCGACCGTCGCGGAACAAGCCCGACCGCCGGCGCCGGAGCGAGAGCCCGCGCCAGGTGAGGAGCAACTTGATCCGTCCGTCTTCGGCACTCGAAAGGAGCTCTTCGGGCGCGGGTGGCTGGCTGCGGAGCTCGGACAAGAGGCGGCGGCGAAGCTCGAAGTCCACCGGGCGGCGATTGTCGGGATCCACCAGATCCAGCGCCCAGAGCTCGGTTCCCTGGTAGAAGTCGGGCACGCCGGGTATGGCCAGCTTCAGGGTCAGGAGCGAGAGGGAGGAGAGCATTCCGGCCTGCCGGACCGACGCGAACAGCTCCGCGAAGGCGTCCAGGAAGCGCGGGCTTTCGAGCAGCGACCGCAGCATGTGCGTGAGCGCGCTTTCGTACTCCGCGTTGCCGTCGACCCAGGCCGTGTGGCGCTTTGCCTCGCGAGCGCTCTTGATCAGCGCGCCGCCAACGCGTTCGAAGAACGTCACGTCCGGGGCGCCCGCCATGGGCCAGGCGGCGAGCAGCAGTTGATACAGCAGGTACTCGTCGTTGGCGTCGGGCGCCAGCGTGCCGTTTACCAGTGTCTTGTGCTCCCGGGCGAGCTCGCGAAAGGTGCTCACGGCGCTCGCCCAGCGCTCGGGGATCTCGCTCAAGGCGAGCAACCGGGTGCGGGCGTCCTCGCTGCGCTTGGTGTCGTGGGTGCTGGTGGAGGTGAGGGACAGCGGCCAGCTCGCTTGCCGTTCGGCCATCGCGTTGTGGAAACCGCGGAGCGTGGTTCCGACCGTGCCGGGATGGGCGCCCACCTCGCACAGGGCCAGCAGCGGGAACCAGCGGTAGAACGTGGTGTCCTCCACGCCCTTGGCGGCAGCGGGGCCGGTGAGCTGCTGGAAGCGCAGGAGCACGGCCCGGCACGCCGGAAGCTCGTCGGCGCTCACCGAAAGGAGCAACACCCGGCCGATGGCGTCCAGCACGGCGGGGGACGTGTGCTCCTTGGCGCGGCGGAGCGCGTCCTCGATGCGGCGGCGATCCTCGCCGTCCACGACCGTGGCGTCCGGCCGCACGTAGCTCCGGTACACGTCGAAGGCCGCCACCAGCTCGAGCAGGGCCCGGCGCACGGTCTCGCGATCGCCCGCCTCCACCAGGGGCAGCAGCCGGTCCGTCAGTTGTTCCACTTCCGGAGCGAGGGAGCCTTCGAGCACCGTGAGCTTGGCGTCCCGGACGATCGCTTCCACCGGACGCGCTTCCCCCACCAGCTCGCGGTAGCTCGCCGTGACCTGCTCGGCGCCGGGGGTGTACGCCAGTACTCCGTCCAGCCACGCGAGGGCGTCGTAGCCCGTGGTGCCATCTACCGGAAAAGGCCGCAGCCGCTCGCCGGGCGCCAGGATCTTCTCCACCACCACGTAGCGGGGCGGATCCCCAAGGGCGCGACCCAGGCGGCGCAGGTAGGCTTCCGGATCCAGCAGTCCGTCCACGTGGTCGATGCGCAAGCCACTGATGGCGCCGCGGCGCCCGAGCTCGATGATGACGGCGTGTCGGGCGTCGAAGGCTTCGGTGTCCTCCACTCGCACCGCGACCAGCTCGCTGACGTCGAAGAAGCGCCGATAGCTGAGCGACGCGGGATCCTTGAAGTGGCCGAGGCGGTAGTGCTGCGCTGCCAAGACGGCGTTCAGGTCCACGGTCTTGGCCGCGGCGTCGATGGCTTCTCCCACGCCGGGGCGGTAGCGGATCAGATCGCCGAGCTCTTGATGCTGCCGTGCGCGGCGGAGCAAGGCGGCACCCTCGGCGTCGAGGCGTTCCGCCGCGGGCTCCAAGATCAGCGGCCAGCTCTCGACGGCCAGCGGAAAGCGCCGTTCCCAGTAGCGGAGCCACAGGTCCGCGCCGTGGCGTTCCACGGAAAGCTCACCGCGGCCGACGACCGCCTCGAGATCGTCCCCGAGCACCGGAAGCCGCAGCTTGCCCTCGGGAAAATCCACGTCGAAGTAGCGGGCGAAGGGCGAGCCTTCTCCCGCCTCCAGCACGTCCCGCCACCAGGGGTTGGAGGGATAGGCGCCCATGTGATTCGCCACCACGTCGATGAGCAGCCCCATGTCGCGCACGCGCAGCCGCTCCGTGAGCTCGTTCAGCGCATCTCGCGAGCCGAGCTCCGAGTCGATGCGCGAGGGATCGACGATGTCGTAGCCGTGGAGGCTTCCGGCGCGGCTGGTGAGCAGCGGCGAGGTGTACACCCAGTGCACCCCGAGGTCGGCGAGGTAATCCACCAGCGCCGTCGCTGCCGACAGATCTTGCTCCAGATGGAGCTGCAGCCGATAGCTGGACGAGGGCGCCGCGGGCGTCCGCTTCATGACCATTCCCCCGAGCGCGCTACTCGCCCGGCGCTTCTTCCTGTGGCCTGCGCAAGGATGCGACGATGGCGATGGTGAGCACCACGGCGATGAACCCCAGGCTCACCAAGTTCGGCACCTTCACGAAGTCCGTGAGCAGCATCTTGCCGCCGATGAACGCCAAGATGACAGCCAGGCCCACGTCCAAGTAGTGGAAGCGGCTCATCATGCCGGCGAGCATGAAATACAGCGAGCGCAGGCCGAGGATGGCGAAGATGTTCGAGGTGTAGACGATGAACAGGTTCTTGGAGATGGCCAGCACCGCGGGCACGGAATCCACGGCGAACAGCAGATCCGAGAGCTCGATCACCACCAGCACCAGGAGCAGCGGCGTGGCGTACAGCACGCCGTCGATCCGAGTCACGAACCTGTCGCCATCGTGACGGTCCGTGGTGCGCAGGAAGCGCCGCGCAACCCGCAGCGCTAGATTGCTCTCGGGATCGACGGTCTCTTCCTTCTTGAACGCCAGCTTCGCGCCGGTGAACACCAAGAAGCCCCCGAACACGTACATCATCCAATGGAAGCGGTTCAGCAGCGCGGTGCCGGCGAGAATGAAGATGGCGCGCATCACCACCGCACCGCCCACGCCCCAGAACAGCACGCGCTGCTGATGCTTCTCCCGCACTCGGAAGTACGTGAAGATCACCAGGAAGACGAACAGGTTGTCGACGGATAGGGATTTTTCGACCAGGTAGGCGACGACGTAGGTGACGGAGTGCTCCGGCCCCATCCGCGCGTAGATGAAACCGGAGAAGAGCAACGCGACGAAGATCCAGATCGCGCTGCGGATGGTGGCTTCTCGGAAGCTGACGCGATGCGCCTTGCGACCGAAGATGGCGAGGTCCATCGCCATCGTGCCGAGCACGGCACCCGCGAACACCGCCCAATCCAGCGCCGCCGCGCCGCCCAGCATGACCGCTGGTGCTAACACGCGCCGGGGGCTACGGCTACCGGTCTCAGGCCCGCGGGCCGAACGGCTTCGAAATTTCTCGTCGGCTCCTCGGGTGCGCGAGGATTATGGGCTAAGGAACTCCACCGATGCTTTTTTCGCGCGTCCGCCGGCTCCTCGCCCTGGTCGTGACCGCTTGCGCGCTCTGGGCGCGCCTCGCGGTCGCGGATGGGGGTGTGGATGGGGGCGCGGCGGAAGCCGGCATTCCCGCCGACGGCCTGGCCGAGTCGCTTCGCGACAAGGCCGAACAGATTCTTGCGCTCCTCGACGAGAAGCTCGACGTCGCCGTCGAGCCGAAGTCCCTGTTCGACATCGACATCTCGGACGAGGCGGTGGTGGAGGTGGAGCGACGACGACTCCAGGCCGTGCTCGCCTCCGACGACAAGCCCGACGCTTCCGTGGCGGTGAAGAAGCCTCGCAAAGAGAAGGATGCGGGGGTGGCGGACGCCGCCGTGGTCGCGCCACCGCAAACGCTGTGGGAGGCACGCCTCGCGCTCGACCGCGCGCGCCTCGACTTTCTCTCGTTGCCCCCACAGAAGCGGAAGGGGCTCTTGGCGGCCCACGCCGCACGCCAGGCAAAGAGCGTCGTGGGGGAGGACAAGACCAGTCAGGCCCAGAAGAAGGTGGAGGCTGCGGCCGAGGAGCGCAAGAAGGCGCTGGAAGACGCGCGTCGGGCGCGCTCCGAGGCTCAGCGGCTGGTGGCCGAGGAGCGAGTGCGGCTCCTTGGTGTCAAAGAGGAACAGGCCAAGTTCGAGGCGGGCCTCGCGAAAACCCAAGAGCAGATCGCCAAGCGCGCGGAGACCACGCTCGGCTTTCGTCGACGGGTCACCGGTTTGGTGGCGGAGCGCAAGAGCGGCGATGCCAGCGCGGACGAGGCGGATCGCGCCTACGACGAGCTCGTCAAATACCTGCGGCAATCCCGCACGGATCTATCGACCGCGCTGACCAAGATCACGAGCGGCGACAGCGGCGTGCCGCGCGCCGGCCCGGATCGTCTGGACACCGCCGGGGCCAGCGTCGATCGCAGCGAGGTCGACAAGCTGCGGTCGCTGATCGAGACCCAGGCCGAGAAGCTCCAGAAGCAAGAGGACAAGCTCAGCTGGAGCACGGCAAGCGCGCTGCTGGAGCAGGTCGAGGCG
This portion of the Polyangiaceae bacterium genome encodes:
- a CDS encoding BamA/TamA family outer membrane protein; protein product: MRRLLRTAGVLVLALHATPAWAQPAPEPPPPPPDDTVDDAPPPPPPDGAPDTWGTGAPTSPPPAPPRVPPPDEVAASADVSGAGRPLSRTEPVVRYTLEAIEVRGNRRTRSRVVLRYVPFKPGDVIEVDDPEVELTRYRLLGTGFFRDVQFSLRKGSSRGQVVLVIDVVERNTIVINDLWMGLSADADTQGNARPLTAYAGLDVAETNLAGTGITLGSAVGLAQDQLALRVRFLDPAFLGSNWMTSGQLLFNDAKDYFGNADVNYEDPSQLKSVPDYAVVSYKRFGGNLGVGKDLSVTTQLWLHYRLESIDAELPRAANHLRGIDTGPILFDILGGRSILSTVRGTLQHDTRDSPFLPTRGWFASVTGEVALAPFGSDYGFQRMDVHASRWWALPWDHVVRLELFGGAITGDAPFFEQYYVGDFSDFLPGRVLGLNFDRRPPPNFLDTSIQEVRYGHYAGKVGGEYRIPLYRGHRSVYGIDLFGSAGLYAVANRRDIEHPPRGYSKLQLIPVDLTANVGFRMDTSAGGFTFAFSNVLGFIPVRREGGP
- a CDS encoding SDR family NAD(P)-dependent oxidoreductase; translated protein: MARFENAFVTGASSGIGRAIALRLAERGTRVVLAARREQELCTLRDEISANGGRAEVCVLDVADPTAALEAISHWDRELSGLDLVLANAGVGGTGPAEKLSWDKVERMLAVNVTGALATLVPAIKPMVARSRGTLAAVTSLAGMRGLPASATYSASKAAVSVFLESLRLDLAKHSIAVVDIRPGFVDTPLTQKNKFQMPFMMDVASAAKRSVEGLERGEAVVTFPWQISAAMTLAESLPDRVWQAVASRLPFRG
- a CDS encoding serine/threonine protein kinase, which gives rise to MTGRVGATVGGRYRLTRLLGEGAAGTVWRAEGQLFGTVALKILRAELAQDPVVVERFVAEARAASTIAHPNVVKVFDLGRDAGVPFMVMELCDGETLAGVVSHRGAVGVAYACELVGQVLSALEVAHGLGIVHRDLKPGNVMVVHPEPDRPLIKVLDFGIAKSVHESEEEDERGVFGTPSYMAPEQIAGGVVDARSDLYSVGALLYELLTGRPPFRGATPAEVMTAVVSRPPKPLRAYDRSMPKALDALVRRCLSKNPDRRPATARALAQELAAFSDTPPGSVPPDRISHAPVPLVGRASALPPEPVVEPEPALPLVPKSKKRPVAPSPERPRLELVGDELDEPAEG
- the treZ gene encoding malto-oligosyltrehalose trehalohydrolase, producing the protein MSRALTLGATPLEGGRARFRVWAPALDSLSVELVASKTRVPLEKRVDGVFEGEVDGAPVGSDYFYVLGDRKRPDPASRHQPEGVHGPSRIVDPNAFVWSDSDFVGPPRERLVLYELHVGTFTPKGTFDAVIERLPYLESVGINAIELMPVAEFPGTRNWGYDGVHLFAPESSYGGPEALRRLVNASHRAGIAVFLDVVYNHLGPEGNYLGEFGPYFTDRYRTPWGDALNFDGPGSDPVRRHFVDNAKYWVEEFHVDGLRLDAVHAIYDFGADHVLAQLSREVHAHAKSLGRKVTIVAESDLNDVRVTALPERGGWGLDAQWSDDFHHALFALTSDDRRGYFQDFGSAAALAKAYSDGFVIDGCPSTFRERRHGMSSQGRPGAEHVVFGQNHDQIANACLGERHATLLGGPREKLALVALAAAPCPLLLFQGQEYGETRPFFYFTSHGDADLVRAVQSGRLAEVSAFGAAERYHDPQAPETFAACVLDPETPGLAPHAGVLRLTQALLALRREVPALGNARRDLLTVRHDDEAKTLGILRRDVTATPALFALNFSERAAACPLPERAQALSLELYSRDARFGHDAAVPPLGVVEPGAESVTLPPLSAAIWL